In a single window of the Drosophila miranda strain MSH22 chromosome XL, D.miranda_PacBio2.1, whole genome shotgun sequence genome:
- the LOC108161245 gene encoding uncharacterized protein LOC108161245, which translates to MDLNDIFALKELLDKNVEKIHAKLQHVTRHSEILYKILDMRWVNVVKGDRALIGLHDVLLSSMSGVNECLIKCNMQIDLNNLEPFVANIGDSLQRNDFVWHAYKDRIECVKSALSPVGPVSDGLLFSMCSSRMIKPDAEIPKQKVKPMTAPQSTSAQPQDTAIASADSKALPPISTGKRILKPPKGGKTTPSSEIYHQIVKNVTAFPEGSVINAVVMHLNIAKKCFFVGMWDAEPLRELFSGKLHLKELDQLPNFGEIFAVYDDGNDGVIPRVIINDYADGGGYDAYLIDFGEHIHMNGEETIYALPDDIRLLPAEAIRCFFRECDVSHMTHFRFKKVTLCVLEKRSDDLIVELVDENANNSRRKNSLPKATAADSIQDQSVPVPCQTTNPNGPQLSEADMAMPNDIDEGTSDPLKAVLGFRPKDEQRICRHYDPKIKGCFKGSSCRLVHEPFAAYGATKNLELVDALPETARHALLLRELGTIVKMLVTCVSSTTVVYAQFVDGSSPLVWTKDDVLRAKSQFKRKPYMLDIVLAHYNDGCYYRAQIIEESENEYKIFYVDYGNTEFVPLNALVPCGDVDRMRPYRAVSCYIEGVVYKSSLSQKKAVECMEYLKSKILNVEEDVMLVSSLHNGYEIRFLGDNADLPVKLMKRGYAQPNQDGPNPYDSDLDQ; encoded by the exons ATGGATTTGAATGATATTTTTGCATTGAAGGAGCTGCTCGATAAAAATGTTGAAAAAATTCACGCCAAATTGCAACACGTGACGCGTCACTCGGAGATTTTGTACAAAATTCTGGACATGCGTTGGGTGAATGTGGTTAAAGGGGATCGAGCACTTATCGGTCTCCACGATGTCTTACTAAGCAGCATGAGTGGTGTCAACGAATGTTTGATCAAGTGCAACATGCAAATTGATCTAAACAATCTCGAACCATTTGTCGCCAACATCGGCGATAGTCTGCAGCGCAACGACTTCGTGTGGCACGCTTACAAAGATAGGATTGAGTGTGTGAAGTCAGCACTGTCTCCGGTCGGGCCGGTTTCGGATGGGCTTTTGTTCTCCATGTGCTCCAGTAGGATGATAAAACCTGATGCGGAGATCCCAAAGCAAAAAGTAAAGCCCATGACGGCCCCACAGTCCACTTCAGCACAGCCACAGGACACGGCCATTGCTTCCGCTGATTCAAAAGCGCTGCCTCCTATTTCAACAGGCAAACGAATCCTTAAGCCACCAAAAGGCGGAAAAACAACACCCAGCAGTGAAATCTATCATCAGATCGTGAAGAATGTAACCGCCTTTCCAGAGGGAAGTGTGATAAATGCCGTCGTGATGCATCTAAACATAGccaaaaagtgtttttttgtagGCATGTGGGATGCAGAGCCGCTGCGAGAGTTGTTCTCGGGGAAGTTACATCTTAAGGAGTTGGACCAGCTTCCCAACTTCGGGGAGATCTTTGCGGTGTACGATGACGGGAATGACGGGGTCATTCCACGTGTCATAATCAATGATTATGCCGATGGGGGTGGCTATGATGCCTATTTGATTGATTTCGGCGAGCATATACACATGAATGGCGAAGAGACTATATATGCCCTACCAGATGACATACGACTGCTGCCGGCGGAGGCCATCAGATGCTTCTTCAGAGAATGCGATGTGTCCCATATGACCCACTTCCGATTCAAGAAAGTGACCTTGTGTGTTTTGGAAAAGAGGAGCGACGATTTAATAGTAGAACTGGTTGATGAAAACGCAAACAACAGTCGTCGCAAGAATAGTCTGCCCAAAGCAACTGCAGCCGATTCTATTCAAGATCAGTCCGTGCCAGTCCCTTGCCAAACAACCAACCCAAATGGGCCACAGCTAAGCGAGGCGGACATGGCCATGCCAAACGATATTGACGAGGGCACCAGTGACCCCTTAAAGGCTGTACTGGGCTTCAGACCCAAAGACGAACAACGAATCTGTCGGCATTACGATCCGAAGATCAAAGGCTGCTTCAAGG GTAGTAGTTGTCGTTTGGTGCACGAGCCCTTTGCAGCTTACGGCGCCACCAAGAACTTGGAGTTGGTAGACGCTCTGCCAGAGACCGCCAGACATGCTCTGCTCTTACGAGAACTAGGAACAATTGTGAAAATGCTTGTAACCTGCGTGAGTAGTACCACGGTAGTCTATGCCCAATTTGTGGATGGCTCTTCTCCTCTGGTATGGACCAAGGACGATGTCTTACGGGCCAAGAGTCAGTTTAAGCGGAAGCCGTATATGTTGGACATTGTCTTGGCTCACTACAACGATGGCTGCTATTATCGCGCCCAGATCATCGAGGAATCGGAAAATGAGTATAAGATCTTTTATGTTGACTACGGCAATACAGAGTTTGTGCCCCTAAACGCTCTGGTTCCTTGCGGAGATGTTGACAGAATGCGGCCTTATCGCGCCGTTAGTTGCTACATAGAGGGCGTCGTGTACAAAAGCTCCTTGTCTCAAAAAAAGGCCGTCGAGTGTATGGAGTATCTCAAAAGCAAAATACTCAACGTGGAGGAAGACGTGATGCTGGTCAGTAGTCTGCACAATGGCTATGAGATTCGATTCCTTGGCGACAATGCCGATCTGCCCGTGAAACTGATGAAGCGCGGCTATGCACAGCCCAATCAGGACGGTCCTAATCCATATGATTCTGATCTTGATCAGTAA